The stretch of DNA TTGATGTTTGCGATTACGCTGTTGGTCTGTCAAGAATGATTGGTGGTCCCATCCTGCCTTCAGAAAGACCAGGCCATGCCCTGATCGAACAGTGGAACCCAGTTGGTCTTGTCGGCATCATCACTGCCTTCAACTTCCCCGTGGCAGTCTACGGCTGGAACAATGCCATCGCTCTAACCTGTGGCAATGTCTGCCTCTGGAAAGGTGCCCCAACCACACCTCTCACAAGTGTTGCTGTCTCCAAGATTGTGGCTGAAGTGCTGGAGCAGAACAACCTACCCGGAGCTATCTGCTCTATGACCTGCGGAGGTGCTGATATTGGCACGGCCATGTCGAAGGACGAGCGTGTGGATCTGGTGTCGTTCACCGGCAGCACCCACGTTGGCAAAATGGTGGCGATGATGGTGCAAGAAAGGTTCGGTCGCAAACTTCTGGAACTTGGTGGAAACAATGCAATCATCGTTTTTGAGGACGCTGACCTGAATCTTGTCGTCCCGTCTGCTGTCTTTGCATCTGTGGGCACTGCTGGGCAGCGCTGCACCACCACCAGGAGGCTGATGCTGCACGAGAGCGTTCACGACACAGTGGTTGAGAGGATCACCAAGGCCTATAAGCAAGTCCGCATTGGGGACCCTTGGGATCCCAGCACCATGTATGGACCCCTGCACACCAAACAAGCTGTGGACCAGTATCTTGCAGCTATTGAGCAAGCCAAGCAGCAGGGTGGCACTTTGGTCTGTGGAGGGAAAGTGATGGACCGACCCGGAAACTACGTAGAGCCCACCATCATCACAGGGCTGGCTCATGACGCTCCCATTGTCCATACCGAAACCTTTGTGCCCATCCTCTACGTCCTCAAGTTCAAGACAGAAGAGGAGGCATTTGCCTGGAACAACGAGGTCCAGCAGGGCCTATCCAGCAGCATCTTCACCAAAGATATGGGCCGGGTCTTCCGCTGGCTGGGGCCAAAAGGATCCGACTGCGGCATTGTGAATGTCAACATTCCTACCAGTGGAGCTGAGATCGGAGGAGCCTTTGGTGGAGAGAAGCACACAGGCGGGGGAAGAGAGTCCGGCAGTGACTCTTGGAAGCAGTACATGAGGCGTTCAACCTGCACAATAAACTACAGCAAGGATCTTCCTCTGGCCCAGGGAATCAAGTTTGAGTGAAACTGCTAGGGGTTTATTAATTTAAGTGTTAATAAgcccaaaacaacacaatgttttttattgGCATAGTGTTGTCCAATAAATGCAAGACTTTTGTCGTTTTGCAGTTTTGTATTCAGAAAGGTCAGTTTTTCAGATTAAAAGATTCAGAATCATTTTGGATCTGTCTCATTCGTCTGTGGTTGAGACTTTAGATGTGAATCCTGGAATTTAAATTACAGTTTGAAAATAGTTTTGTGTTAAAGGTCAAATACAGTTTTTCCAGATGTTGGTGTGCACTTTTCTTGAAGCACTTATAAAGCAAGTTAGTGCTAGATGACTGTACCAAGTACTTTgtactgtgtttaaaaaaaaaaaaatcttttctaTTGTGGAAGAATAACTGGAGTGGCCCTTACTAACATGTAAAAGACAAGATTGTGCATTCTTACTGTAGGACATTGATTTATATTAACAGAAAGATGGTTAgtatacaatatacagtattatgTAATAGTGTAATTGTGGTGCAAAAAGCATTTCATTACACACTGCTTAGACATACTGTATCAAGATTACAAAACACTAACAAAGCTTAATAGAGGGTAGCTAACAAAACAGACTGTTTGCATCTGTATTACAGCATTAATATATTGTTCTGTCCCCATAAAGCTTGTGTCAAGAAGGAGTCCAGATGTGATTCTCAGACAATAAAACCGACAATAAATAAAAGGCTTCTTGTAGACACGTGgaatttgtctccttttttctgAAATTTTGTTTAGTCATGACTGCTGCAGCTATTATGATCTCATACATCATTCAAATATCAAAAGCCACACATTAAGAAAACAGATACAGCACAGATAGTTGTCCTTAAACTGATGTCTATATAAattcatatttgtttatataaatgaatgtcaTATTGTGTTTCAAGGACTCTTGGGTGTAACATAAACCCTTATATTTCTAGTGAAGACTTGTTTTTCAGGTTTGAAAGTGTCACTAGAAATTGGGAATTCATATTCATGGAAAGACATTACTGATATCTTAATAACGAAGATCTTCTGGTATCctgtatgtgttgttttattggaCACTTAGATGTGTTATACACCTAAAATGGACTTCTTGTATTTCAGCTAATGGATTTTGGTAGTTTTTCCCACAGCGTTGTATTCAGGTGTCCCATGAAGTCATGACAGTGAGCCAACACAAACAATGTCTGGACTCTGACACTAAAGAAGCAGCTAAAtagaattcagccatcattagttttattatttacacttaTTCTCCTATAGATGGATACTTTCCATGAGTGTATGAGGCTTTAGTGTCAGCGGGACTTAGTACTACTTTAAAATATCCTTTTCACTTCCATTCAGTGAATGCTGGGATTGACCCCAGCTCCTCTACATCTTGAATCTATGAGTCTTCTTCAGTATCATAAAATTGTCAAACAAACTATTCCTACAACCATAGCAGTGTCCACTTGTATTTTAAAGATGCCCCCCAGagaatttttttaataattaagaTTTGTTTATTGAATTTTatagaaaacaaacaggcaACTGAACAGACTCTGATATAAGACAGGCAGTAATTGGTTACAATGATATGGTGGGCATTAGTACGTAGCAACAATTACAGATGTACTGTACCAAATCATCAGATTCTTGGACATATACCCACCAAAGCTGTCCCCACCAGATTACTTTTCCAGTTTAGTCTTCCCAGCATCTTTTCACATGCAAAAGTTTCCGTTATTTGTTCCCTCCACATTTTCAGTGTCAGAGTTTGACTTTCTTTCCAACATCTGAAAATCAGCTGGGCAGGTTTAGGTGTATATAAAATACTCTACTTTCAATAATAATGTGAGTGTAGTATGGGTTTTCCACACAAAAGTTCAATTATTTCAGTAAAATCCTTCTAAAATCTATGAACATGCAAAccattttaatttcaaaattTGAACTGCTGGATACAAGATGTTTCTTAATTCACTTACGCTTGTTCTCAGTTTTTGAGCACTGGaggtttcaagtttccacatcaaacTTTCTGTAAACTGAATAATGGACCAGGATTGACTCCaaattgtgatgtcacaaatcaggCTTGTAGGTCCACGCCTTAGACTCAGACTTTGAGTGAGCACAGAGAGCACACTGAATGTGAAACCAGCCTTCTAGTGTTGGTATCTCTGTATATAGATCATTCTGCACGGTGAAACTCAAGCATACAACACAGGGCAATTTTAATATCTGAAATTTGTCTAGTAAACTATGGCACCATTTACATTCAGTTTAAGATAACTATGTACTTTAGAATGACTATAACAGTAATTGCCTCACCATGCAGCCACCCTTTTCGAACTGAGTGTTACAACATGTCTGTCATAAATAACAGAGAATATCTCTAACCTTTCCTGTAATTTATATCACTAtattattgaaaaaataaactctGTCCCTTTAACAGAAATACTACTCCATCTCCTATCCTCCATGCCCCCATATGCTCACCCTCCCACTCAGCAGCTCTGCACCTCATACTCCagctcagtctctctctctctctctctctctctccatttacTGCTCCTCCTAGCAGCATCTACACTCAGCTGAAAGGAAGAACTGAAACCACAGCTCTCCGTTCGGCTCATAATCCATGCTGTTCAGGACGTACACAGAAAACGCCCGCTTCCTCTGCTACTCATCTACGCTGGAAAAAGGTATGAAAgcttgaattttattttattttttctaaatgtgtaGTTTTAGGAGTACATGTAGTCCGGTCTTTCATCTAGATTCATTCATCACTACAATCCCTGCCATGGTGCATATATTTTCAAGCTAAGTCTTTCTTTTAGTAAAAATGTCAAGAAGAAGCACATTTCTACACTAAGGAAAGCATTTCTTATACAAAGGAGTAGAATAATTGTGTTTCCTGCCCTGAAAGCTGCATCAGAGGCATAATTTGTATTAAAACGGAGATGGGTGTGGAACCAAAACTGTCATGAAAGCCAACAGTTGACTGTGGTATTTTGATTGGGAGCTTGACTGATCTCTTAAGACAGGCATCAAGTGTTGTGTTTGGTTTTCAGGCAACTTGGAGGTGCACCAAAATGTCAAGTCAAACTAATTGTGAGTTCACGTTAATAAATTAATGATCATCTGGTATCATAGTGTAGCAGCTGTGACAGGAGGTGTTTGGAAAAGGTGGCATTAGCACATCAGGgttgttcctcacttcctttaaTTTTCCCCCCATACATGACTTTTATGATTCACTTCTTGGGAAAGCATGTTAGTTCATGCTTTATGTTGCTTGTTGCAGCGTCTGGGATTCCCCTGAAGTAAAACAactctcacttcttctctttgcaCATTTCCTCTGCAGCTTCTCCCTGAAATAAAAGGCTCAGCTTCAGGCCTACTTATACTGCACTTAATTTACCTTTTTCATTGACATTTTAGTTATTGTAACAATGCATATGTTGAGAGGTCAACCTGTAATACAGATCATTTCAACAGCAAACTCTTTTGATGTTGCAGTGTGTCACAGCATTGTCTTCAATGATACTGCTCTcactttataaatatataatttctgTTCTATATGTAtcattcagtttttaaatgCATGTCATTGACAAATAAATTCTTATTTATGAAAGTAGGCCTAAAAATTCAAACATTCAGACCCCTAATTTACTAAAGACCcctaatttacaaaaaaacGTTTAAGAAATTGGTGGACGATATAGTTCTATATAATTTTATTCTATCTGGAAAAAGGAGACAAACAGGAATTACTTTACGCTTTAGGTATTGCTGtgataattattatgattttgtCAATATGACCGCCCTCTAATACAAAATGGACAGCATTTCAATTTGGGTAGCAACAATACATGGCCTTTGCCATCAGCAAACCCTGACTCCACAATCGGTGTCCTGCTTGTCGATAGTGTGACTCCAACACAACATGAGAGGCATTATCACAGAAACGATGAGGGCACTTCAgcaagctgctgctgtgacagtcTCTCATGGGCCAACAATAGCACTGAGATTAGACAAGAAGCGGACAGGGGGACAGAAACTGCTGGTAGTTACACGCTGGACTTAAACACGATCTGAAGTGATCACATCTGAGGACCTATGCACGAATGACGTTGTGGATCCTTGTTACATGGCCAACAAGGGATGGAGTGGGAATGGTGATAGGTGCATTGCCagatctttttttatctttggtTTGAATTGGATAAGATGCTGTGGAGGTATAGCACCACATTTCAATTTCAATGCTGCAGTGAAAGATTTTGCTTTTTGGAGACTTTGTGGCAGAATATTTGAGATGTGTTCACATCATAACCACATTTGCTTATAAAATAATGCAACATTTTCTAATCTGGGAAAAATACTATTGTGTGATCTATGAAGAGATATTTCATGAGCAATGTTTGACTCAAGATGGTTTATTTCCATTGGGCGAGTCAAACCCAAGTGTGCCAGTCAGTAAGTAAAACCCTGAAACCGTCAACATCTATTTTCCTCATCACACAGAGCGAATGAGGGAGAAGTGGTGGCGAGACCAGCAAGGCACGCATATTTTAAGTCACTTTGCACTCTTCAAGAGGGCCCTTTTTTCAATAATCCATTATGCATAGCAGCTCTGGCTCTCCCTGGTATTTCTCCTACCTTCTTGACGTCAGTTGCCATTTGTGAGGGTTACCCTGGCAACGGCCAGCCTCCCCGGGAGATGTCTGGTGGATAAGACGGCCCTGATAAAGCCTTTTACGGTTCTACTGTTGCTACACCTTTTAATTGCCTTTGATACAGTGGAAGTAGTACATGGAGGTCGTCGGGGTGTGTCGCCACATGtgggcaaaaaaagaaaaaaaaaatagaaaaaaggggggaacgTATGGATAAAAATAGGCATAGAGAAGCTGCTTCAGATTGACGTCCCATTATCTCCACTTGATTCCCCACGTATCGGGCTGATTTTTGAGCAGTCCTGTGAAACTGAATTGGACATGATAGATCTATTTTTGACCATGTTTTGCACCACACCTAcattacacaaaaaatacacCCCCTTTAACAATGTGACATTGTAGTGATCAGATAATATGTAAAGACTAAATACAGCATGCAGCTCGTTGTGATAACTCTGAACAAAATGAGGATGTAATTATGAGATAGTATGAGGAGATCAAATATCATCCAAGTTACTCATATAAGCCATTAAGCCATAAATTATCTCTAAACATGCAAACTTGTCCATGcatattattgattattgtagtACATTCTAATTTATTATTGCACCAGACGCCAGGGTAATTTTGCATCTACGCAAAGCATCAGATGGCATAcagtaggaggaaggaaattacTTCGCACAAAGGCCAACCTGTTGTTAGTTTTGGGACAATTATTACCCAGTAAAGAAAGGGATATTATGAGGTAAGCTCTTGTCATTTCTCGCAAACCACCCTCATATTCAAATTACTTCAACCAGCTgatttactgttactgtacacTGACATCGGTTGCTGTGCAGTGCCCATGCT from Scomber japonicus isolate fScoJap1 chromosome 7, fScoJap1.pri, whole genome shotgun sequence encodes:
- the aldh7a1 gene encoding alpha-aminoadipic semialdehyde dehydrogenase, translating into MQRCLTLTVARHSRLVLRNKFASVQRQQSAAMSGLLINQPKYSWLKELGLSEDNPGVYNGSWGGSGEVITSYCPANNEPIARVTQATMAEYEETVQKTREAWKIWADIPAPKRGEIVRQIGDALRKKIKVLGSLVALEMGKIYVEGVGEVQEYVDVCDYAVGLSRMIGGPILPSERPGHALIEQWNPVGLVGIITAFNFPVAVYGWNNAIALTCGNVCLWKGAPTTPLTSVAVSKIVAEVLEQNNLPGAICSMTCGGADIGTAMSKDERVDLVSFTGSTHVGKMVAMMVQERFGRKLLELGGNNAIIVFEDADLNLVVPSAVFASVGTAGQRCTTTRRLMLHESVHDTVVERITKAYKQVRIGDPWDPSTMYGPLHTKQAVDQYLAAIEQAKQQGGTLVCGGKVMDRPGNYVEPTIITGLAHDAPIVHTETFVPILYVLKFKTEEEAFAWNNEVQQGLSSSIFTKDMGRVFRWLGPKGSDCGIVNVNIPTSGAEIGGAFGGEKHTGGGRESGSDSWKQYMRRSTCTINYSKDLPLAQGIKFE